A stretch of Leucobacter aridicollis DNA encodes these proteins:
- a CDS encoding phage holin family protein, translating into MSDERETPVDPGAPVEEQAATDTAVQDAVDRATGGVDDPANEVIVVDATGAVVDSSVGETPTAVAAGAEAFAEQAHREQAASVDTQLDIETPGEQPTRIPPVEDLPSAAAAPEVPVVAPGVQFAEPARDGEIRISADHPMAALYMQSPMPPDLKGNRAAGVLIALLGAVAFAVLYAGIISAMIARDFPPSTFLTEGLLPWVTSWGFIAGVVAFFVGLAILVLIFGRAGWWAYVIFSLFVGIIVWVATTATFALTGGPYEAIEGATGFVETARQLAFTVPTLGAAILAREVAVWFGAWIGSRGRRMTTKNAALLEEYEAALAEVRAKQ; encoded by the coding sequence ATGAGCGATGAGCGTGAGACACCCGTCGATCCCGGTGCGCCGGTCGAGGAACAGGCAGCCACCGACACGGCTGTGCAGGACGCAGTCGATCGCGCGACCGGGGGCGTTGACGACCCCGCGAACGAGGTCATCGTTGTCGACGCAACCGGCGCCGTCGTTGACTCGTCGGTAGGGGAGACCCCGACCGCGGTCGCGGCGGGTGCCGAGGCGTTCGCCGAGCAGGCGCACCGCGAGCAGGCGGCGAGTGTCGACACGCAGCTCGACATTGAGACGCCGGGGGAGCAGCCGACGCGCATCCCTCCGGTTGAGGATCTGCCCTCGGCGGCCGCGGCGCCCGAGGTGCCCGTCGTCGCTCCCGGCGTGCAGTTCGCGGAGCCCGCTCGCGATGGCGAAATCAGGATCAGCGCGGACCATCCAATGGCTGCGCTCTACATGCAGTCGCCGATGCCGCCGGACCTCAAGGGCAACCGGGCCGCCGGCGTGCTGATCGCGTTGCTCGGCGCGGTCGCGTTCGCCGTGCTGTATGCGGGCATCATCTCGGCGATGATCGCGCGCGACTTCCCGCCATCGACGTTCCTCACCGAGGGCCTGCTGCCGTGGGTCACCTCGTGGGGCTTCATCGCCGGCGTCGTCGCATTCTTTGTCGGGCTCGCTATCCTCGTACTGATCTTCGGGCGTGCTGGCTGGTGGGCGTACGTGATCTTCAGCCTGTTCGTCGGCATCATCGTCTGGGTCGCGACGACCGCGACGTTCGCGCTCACGGGCGGCCCGTACGAGGCGATCGAGGGTGCCACTGGCTTCGTCGAGACCGCCCGACAGCTCGCGTTCACGGTGCCGACGCTGGGCGCCGCGATCCTCGCGCGCGAGGTCGCGGTGTGGTTCGGCGCGTGGATTGGCTCGCGCGGTCGCCGGATGACCACGAAGAACGCGGCCCTGCTCGAAGAGTATGAGGCGGCCCTCGCAGAGGTTCGGGCGAAGCAGTAA
- a CDS encoding SprT-like domain-containing protein, which produces MSELDRVRHWANALIRHHLDPLHGAGTWTFAFDNAKRRAGLCNYTDRRISVSKYLAEKFDDDEVHQILLHEVAHAIAGPAAAHGPQWARIARDLGYVGGRTHHGEIAHERAPWVGHCPGGHEHYRFRKPVREASCAKCARGFSRAHLIVWQRRAG; this is translated from the coding sequence ATGAGCGAACTCGACCGCGTCAGGCACTGGGCCAACGCGCTGATCCGGCATCACCTCGATCCGCTGCACGGCGCCGGCACGTGGACGTTCGCGTTCGACAACGCGAAGCGACGCGCGGGGCTGTGCAACTACACGGACCGCCGGATCAGCGTCTCGAAGTATCTCGCCGAGAAGTTCGATGACGACGAGGTGCACCAGATCCTGCTCCACGAGGTCGCGCACGCGATCGCGGGGCCCGCAGCCGCACACGGCCCGCAGTGGGCGCGCATCGCTCGCGACCTCGGGTACGTCGGCGGGCGCACGCATCACGGCGAGATCGCGCACGAGCGCGCGCCGTGGGTCGGCCACTGCCCGGGCGGGCACGAGCACTACCGATTCCGGAAGCCTGTGCGCGAGGCGTCGTGCGCGAAGTGCGCCCGCGGGTTCTCGCGCGCCCACCTCATCGTCTGGCAGCGTCGAGCGGGCTAG
- a CDS encoding DNA-directed RNA polymerase subunit beta encodes MAAARNASSTNNPKNGRNHSRLSFAKISDTLSVPNLLALQLESFDWLVGNDAWAARVAEAQAQGRDDIALKSGLEEIFEEMSPIEDNAGTMQLSFENPILDDQKFSIDECKERGKTYSAPLYVEAAFYNTETQVLKSQTVYMGDFPLMTDKGTFIINGTERVIVSQLVRSPGVYFERQQEKTSDKDVFSARVIPSRGAWLEFEIDKRDQVGVRIDRKRKQSVTVFLKALGMTTGEILEEFAGYESIALTLEKDGIVEKEGVSLQEEALKDIYRKQRPGEQVAIEAARALLDNSYFNPKRYDLAKVGRYKINRKLGLEAPITDSVLSLEDIVATIKYLVGLHAGTETLPGTRDGKAFDNRLDTDDIDHFGNRRIRAVGELIQNQVRTGLSRMERVVRERMTTQDIEAITPNTLINTRPVLAAIKEFFGTSQLSQFMDQNNPLAGLTNKRRLSALGPGGLSRDRAGVEVRDVHPSHYGRMCPIETPEGPNIGLIGALATFARINAFGFIETPYRRIVDGTVTDQVDYLTAHEEDEFLIAQAGAPVDKDGKFAEKQVLARPRGSEVQLVDADQVQYMDVSARQMVSVATSLIPFLEHDDANRALMGANMQRQAVPLVRSESPLVGTGMEGYAAIDAGDVIVAEQAGVIQDVSADVVTVMLDEGGTKKYYMRKFDRSNQGTNYNHRVIVKAGERIEAGEVIADGPATENGELALGKNLLVAFMPWEGHNFEDAIILSQNLVKDDTLSSIHIEEYDVDARDTKLGKEEITRDLPNASMEALKDLDERGIIRIGAEVNPGDILVGKVTPKGETELSAEERLLRAIFNEKSREVRDTSLKVPHGVAGTVTSVKVFDAENDNDDDLGSGVNQRVVVYIAQKRKITEGDKLAGRHGNKGVISKILPVEDMPFLEDGTPVDVILNPLGIPGRMNFGQVLEIHLGWIAKQGWKVDGSPEWAAKLAESALQAAPNTKVATPVFDGASELEIAGLLDSTTPNRDGERLIDSSGKTRLFDGRSGEPYPYPISVGYMYILKLHHLVDDKIHARSTGPYSMITQQPLGGKAQFGGQRFGEMEVWALEAYGAAYALQELLTVKSDDILGRVKVYEAIVRGENIPEPGVPESFRVLMKEMQSLCLNVEVLGADGNAVSLRDNDDEAHRTAEELGINLSTRFEAASADEI; translated from the coding sequence TTGGCTGCTGCGCGCAACGCATCGTCCACCAATAATCCGAAGAACGGTCGCAACCACTCGCGACTCTCATTCGCCAAGATTTCCGACACGCTGTCGGTGCCGAACCTGCTGGCACTGCAGCTCGAGAGCTTCGACTGGCTCGTCGGCAACGACGCGTGGGCTGCACGCGTCGCTGAGGCTCAGGCTCAGGGGCGCGATGACATCGCGCTGAAGAGCGGCCTCGAGGAGATCTTCGAGGAGATGTCCCCGATCGAGGACAACGCTGGCACCATGCAGCTCTCGTTCGAGAACCCGATCCTTGACGATCAGAAGTTCTCGATCGACGAGTGCAAGGAGCGTGGCAAGACCTACTCGGCTCCCCTCTACGTCGAGGCGGCGTTCTACAACACCGAGACCCAGGTGCTGAAGAGCCAGACCGTGTACATGGGCGACTTCCCGCTCATGACCGACAAGGGCACCTTCATCATCAACGGCACCGAGCGCGTCATCGTCTCGCAGCTCGTCCGTTCGCCCGGCGTCTACTTCGAGCGCCAGCAGGAGAAGACCTCCGATAAGGACGTCTTCTCGGCACGCGTCATCCCGAGCCGCGGCGCGTGGCTCGAGTTCGAGATCGACAAGCGCGACCAGGTCGGCGTGCGTATCGACCGCAAGCGTAAGCAGTCGGTCACCGTGTTCCTGAAGGCACTCGGCATGACCACCGGCGAAATCCTCGAGGAGTTCGCAGGCTACGAGTCGATCGCCCTCACCCTTGAGAAGGACGGCATCGTCGAGAAGGAAGGCGTCAGCCTTCAGGAGGAAGCCCTCAAGGACATCTACCGCAAGCAGCGCCCGGGCGAGCAGGTTGCGATCGAGGCTGCGCGCGCGCTCCTCGACAACAGCTACTTCAACCCGAAGCGCTACGACCTCGCGAAGGTCGGTCGTTACAAGATCAACCGCAAGCTTGGTCTCGAAGCGCCGATCACCGATTCGGTGCTCTCGCTCGAGGACATCGTTGCAACGATCAAGTACCTCGTTGGCCTCCACGCAGGCACCGAGACGCTGCCCGGTACCCGCGACGGGAAGGCATTCGACAACCGCCTGGACACCGACGATATCGATCACTTCGGTAACCGTCGTATCCGCGCCGTTGGTGAGCTGATCCAGAACCAGGTGCGCACCGGCCTCAGCCGCATGGAGCGCGTCGTCCGTGAGCGTATGACCACGCAGGACATCGAGGCGATCACCCCGAACACCCTGATCAACACGCGCCCAGTGCTCGCTGCGATCAAGGAGTTCTTCGGAACCTCGCAGCTCTCGCAGTTCATGGACCAGAACAACCCGCTCGCTGGCCTGACGAACAAGCGTCGTCTGTCGGCGCTCGGCCCGGGCGGTCTCTCGCGTGACCGCGCAGGCGTCGAGGTGCGAGACGTTCACCCGTCGCACTACGGCCGCATGTGCCCGATTGAGACCCCGGAAGGCCCGAACATTGGCCTGATCGGCGCGCTCGCAACCTTCGCGCGCATCAACGCGTTCGGCTTCATCGAGACCCCGTACCGTCGCATCGTCGACGGCACCGTCACCGACCAGGTCGACTACCTCACCGCCCACGAGGAGGACGAGTTCCTCATCGCGCAGGCTGGTGCTCCCGTCGACAAGGACGGCAAGTTCGCCGAGAAGCAGGTCCTCGCTCGCCCCCGTGGCTCCGAGGTGCAGCTCGTCGACGCCGACCAGGTCCAGTACATGGACGTCTCGGCGCGCCAGATGGTCTCCGTCGCGACCTCGCTGATCCCCTTCCTCGAGCACGACGATGCGAACCGCGCGCTCATGGGCGCGAACATGCAGCGTCAGGCTGTGCCGCTCGTTCGCTCCGAGTCGCCGCTCGTCGGCACCGGTATGGAGGGCTACGCGGCCATCGACGCTGGCGATGTGATCGTCGCTGAGCAGGCTGGCGTGATCCAGGACGTGTCGGCTGACGTTGTCACCGTGATGCTCGATGAGGGCGGCACGAAGAAGTACTACATGCGCAAGTTCGACCGCTCGAACCAGGGCACGAACTACAACCACCGCGTGATCGTCAAGGCTGGCGAGCGGATCGAGGCCGGCGAGGTTATCGCCGACGGCCCCGCAACCGAGAACGGTGAGCTCGCGCTCGGCAAGAACCTCCTCGTAGCGTTCATGCCGTGGGAGGGCCACAACTTCGAGGACGCGATCATCCTCAGCCAGAACCTCGTGAAGGACGACACGCTGTCGTCGATCCATATCGAGGAGTACGACGTCGACGCGCGCGACACCAAGCTCGGCAAGGAGGAGATCACCCGTGATCTCCCCAACGCGAGCATGGAGGCGCTGAAGGATCTCGACGAGCGCGGCATCATCCGGATCGGCGCAGAGGTCAACCCCGGCGACATCCTCGTCGGCAAGGTGACCCCGAAGGGCGAGACCGAGCTCTCGGCTGAGGAGCGCCTGCTTCGCGCGATCTTCAACGAGAAGAGCCGCGAGGTTCGCGACACCTCGCTGAAGGTTCCGCACGGCGTTGCCGGCACCGTCACCTCCGTGAAGGTGTTCGACGCTGAGAACGACAACGACGACGACCTCGGGTCGGGCGTCAACCAGCGCGTGGTCGTCTACATTGCGCAGAAGCGTAAGATCACCGAGGGTGACAAGCTTGCTGGCCGTCACGGCAACAAGGGCGTCATCTCGAAGATCCTCCCCGTCGAGGACATGCCGTTCCTCGAGGACGGTACGCCGGTCGACGTGATCCTGAACCCGCTCGGTATCCCGGGCCGAATGAACTTCGGTCAGGTCCTCGAGATCCACCTCGGCTGGATCGCGAAGCAGGGCTGGAAGGTCGACGGATCGCCTGAGTGGGCTGCAAAGCTCGCTGAGTCGGCGCTGCAGGCAGCGCCGAACACGAAGGTTGCGACCCCCGTGTTCGACGGCGCCTCGGAGCTCGAGATCGCTGGCCTACTCGACTCGACGACCCCGAACCGCGACGGTGAGCGCCTCATCGACTCGAGCGGAAAGACCCGTCTGTTCGACGGCCGCTCGGGCGAGCCGTACCCGTACCCGATCTCGGTCGGCTACATGTACATCCTGAAGCTGCACCACCTCGTCGACGACAAGATCCACGCTCGTTCGACCGGCCCGTACTCGATGATCACCCAGCAGCCGCTCGGTGGTAAGGCCCAGTTCGGTGGCCAGCGCTTCGGTGAGATGGAAGTGTGGGCCCTCGAAGCCTACGGCGCCGCGTACGCTCTCCAGGAGCTGCTCACGGTGAAGTCCGATGACATCCTCGGCCGCGTGAAGGTCTACGAGGCCATCGTCCGCGGTGAGAACATCCCGGAGCCGGGCGTGCCCGAGTCCTTCCGCGTTCTCATGAAGGAGATGCAGTCGCTCTGCCTGAACGTCGAGGTGCTCGGAGCAGACGGCAACGCCGTCAGCCTGCGCGACAACGACGACGAGGCACACCGTACAGCGGAGGAGCTCGGGATTAACCTTTCGACCCGCTTCGAGGCAGCTTCGGCTGACGAGATCTAA
- a CDS encoding glutaredoxin domain-containing protein: protein MSENQQTETPNIRIFGADWCGDCRRAKRVFGEAQVAYEWIDLVETPEAADVAADISGRKNIPVITYPDGTHQVEPSDADMRAKLTELGLV, encoded by the coding sequence ATGAGCGAGAACCAGCAGACCGAGACCCCGAACATCCGCATCTTCGGCGCTGATTGGTGCGGTGACTGCCGCCGCGCGAAGCGCGTGTTCGGCGAGGCGCAGGTTGCCTACGAGTGGATCGACCTCGTCGAGACCCCGGAGGCAGCAGACGTCGCTGCCGACATCAGCGGCCGCAAGAACATCCCGGTGATCACGTACCCAGACGGCACACATCAGGTCGAACCGAGCGACGCGGACATGCGCGCGAAGCTCACCGAACTCGGGCTGGTGTGA
- a CDS encoding spermidine synthase, whose protein sequence is MILPEPVTLASGRTASIEADKWVDGAIELVIDGTPQSHVNLRDPSDLFFEYMRRIGHVIDLFRPTGEPISTLHLGGGAFSLPRYVEATRPGSRQQVVELESALVDLVREAAPLPKRASIRVRHGDARAVLGKLPAGMHGAMDLVVVDIFSGSQTPAHVSSVEFYELVRPLLAPNGLVVVNAADGTGLPFVRGQLATLRALFSEVVAVAEPQVLKGRRFGNVVIIASNAAGGSPVGELDWLPRLLAGGPHPARLLEGQELTELVGATRPVTDATAVDSPAPSPGIFGA, encoded by the coding sequence GTGATCCTCCCCGAGCCCGTCACGCTCGCCTCCGGGCGTACGGCTTCGATCGAGGCCGACAAGTGGGTCGACGGCGCCATCGAGCTCGTGATCGACGGGACCCCGCAGTCGCACGTGAACCTGCGCGACCCGTCTGATCTCTTCTTCGAGTACATGCGGCGCATCGGCCACGTAATCGACCTCTTCAGGCCGACAGGCGAGCCGATTTCGACGCTCCACCTGGGTGGCGGGGCGTTCTCTCTCCCCCGCTACGTCGAGGCGACCCGGCCGGGCAGCCGCCAGCAGGTCGTCGAGCTCGAGAGCGCGCTCGTCGATCTCGTGCGTGAAGCGGCTCCACTGCCGAAGCGTGCGAGCATCCGAGTGCGCCACGGCGACGCGCGCGCGGTCCTCGGGAAGCTCCCAGCGGGAATGCACGGCGCGATGGACCTCGTCGTCGTCGACATCTTCTCGGGGTCTCAGACGCCGGCGCACGTGTCGAGCGTTGAGTTCTACGAACTCGTCCGACCGCTCCTGGCCCCGAACGGCCTCGTCGTCGTGAACGCCGCCGACGGCACGGGCCTCCCGTTCGTGCGCGGCCAGCTCGCGACCCTCAGGGCGCTGTTCTCCGAGGTCGTCGCGGTCGCCGAGCCGCAGGTGCTCAAGGGCCGCAGGTTCGGAAACGTGGTCATCATCGCGTCGAACGCCGCGGGCGGCTCCCCGGTAGGCGAGCTCGACTGGCTCCCCCGGCTCCTCGCGGGCGGCCCCCACCCCGCCCGCCTCCTCGAGGGGCAGGAACTCACCGAGCTCGTCGGTGCAACACGCCCCGTTACGGATGCGACGGCAGTCGACTCCCCCGCACCGTCCCCCGGCATCTTCGGCGCCTAG
- a CDS encoding phosphatase PAP2 family protein yields MHSKPAAPGIIWASLAILAVAGLGAYIHFAHSGALPLDEAWREAVRLEPGSVSFTVAAFMAEIGSGIGVAACGAVACALLLTRRFLREAAALATALLLGVALSEGLKSLVVRPRPMEALYPWDGYSFPSGHSMGAAALAVSLAFAFSSVYESGATFVTKSSVTWIWIAAFAWTLAMMWSRTALGVHWLSDTVAGAVVGASAAVIAQRVWHRPRTR; encoded by the coding sequence ATGCACTCAAAGCCCGCCGCCCCAGGCATCATCTGGGCGTCTCTCGCGATCCTCGCGGTGGCCGGGCTCGGCGCATACATCCACTTTGCCCACAGCGGAGCACTGCCACTCGACGAGGCATGGCGCGAGGCGGTGCGGCTCGAGCCGGGATCGGTGTCATTCACAGTCGCCGCGTTCATGGCCGAGATCGGCTCGGGCATCGGCGTCGCAGCGTGCGGCGCCGTCGCCTGCGCGCTGCTGCTCACACGCCGGTTTCTGCGCGAGGCCGCAGCGCTCGCGACCGCGCTGCTGCTCGGGGTCGCACTCTCCGAGGGATTGAAGTCCCTCGTGGTGCGGCCTCGCCCAATGGAGGCGCTGTACCCGTGGGACGGCTACTCGTTCCCCTCGGGGCACTCGATGGGCGCCGCCGCGCTCGCGGTGTCCCTCGCCTTCGCGTTCTCATCGGTCTACGAGAGCGGGGCAACCTTTGTCACGAAGTCCTCGGTGACCTGGATCTGGATCGCAGCGTTCGCCTGGACCCTCGCGATGATGTGGAGCCGGACAGCGCTCGGCGTGCACTGGCTCAGCGACACCGTCGCCGGGGCCGTTGTTGGCGCATCCGCTGCGGTCATCGCGCAACGCGTCTGGCATCGGCCGAGAACACGGTAA
- the rpoC gene encoding DNA-directed RNA polymerase subunit beta', whose product MLEGTSFNELQIRLATADDIRGWSFGEVKKPETINYRTLKPEKDGLFGEQIFGPSRDWECACGKYKRVRYKGIVCERCGVEVTKSSVRRERMGHIELAAPVTHIWYFKGVPSRLGYLLDMAPKDLEKVIYFAAYMIIDIDEEGRHEDMAELEAELRLELKALSDQRDIAVAQRQQQAETDLAALEAEGAKADQRRRAEASAEKDMTLIRRGFDDDIARLERVWDDFRNLKVGDLKPEDAVFADLMDRYGDYFEAYMGAEAIKKRLEAFDLEAEAETLHLQIAEGKGQKKIRAIKRLKVVSAFLQTGASPAAMVLDVVPVIPPELRPMVQLDGGRFATSDLNDLYRRVINRNNRLRRLLDLGAPEIIVNNEKRMLQEAVDALFDNGRRGRPVTGTGNRALKSLSDMLKGKQGRFRQNLLGKRVDYSGRSVIVVGPQLKLHQCGLPKQMALELFKPFVIKRLMDLSHAQNVKAAKRMVERSRSEVWDVLEEIIRERPVMLNRAPTLHRLGIQAFEPQLVEGKAIQLHPLVCAAFNADFDGDQMAVHLPLSVEAQAEARVLMLASNNILKPSDGRPVTLPSQDMIIGLHHLTTVKPGAVGEGRAFGSVSEAILAMDEHTLDLGALAKIRLTGYTDASGVTSEKPVLVETTLGRAIFNEALPADYVYFEQVADKGTLSTLVNDLAERYPKVEVAATLDRIKDAGFHWATRSGVTVALSDIVTPSNKAEILAAHETEAAAVQKRFDRGLITEQERHADLVKIWTQATDEVAEAMRDAFPVDNTIFRMVSSGARGNWLQIRNIAGMRGLVSDPKGEIIPRPIINSYREGLSVAEYFIATHGARKGLADTALRTADSGYLTRRLVDVSQDVIIREEDCGTRRGLDLPIAAEVDGQIVRDENVENSVYARTLAADAVNAAGDVVAAAGSDVGDVAIDLLVGAGVTEIKVRSVLTCESAVGVCATCYGRSLATGQRVDIGEAVGIIAAQSIGEPGTQLTMRTFHTGGSASADDITQGLPRVQELFEARTPKGASPIAEAAGRITIEDTEKSRRLILTPDDGTEEKQYPVLKRSTLIVEDGDHVELGQPFIQGTLDPKDILQVGSTEGGKHIPGERAVQKYLVEGVQGVYRSQGVPIHDKHIEVIVRQMLRKVTVVDHGETELLPGELVDRSRYQRINREALVDGKRAATARPEVMGITKASLATESWLSAASFQETTRVLTQAAMEGSKDPLVGLKENVIIGKLIPAGTGLSTYTDVDVSATEEARAERYPNRMYAGEGTFDENDFSFVDFDTFTSDEFNPGNYS is encoded by the coding sequence TTGCTCGAGGGTACGAGTTTCAATGAGCTGCAGATTCGTCTGGCAACCGCCGACGACATCCGTGGCTGGTCGTTCGGCGAGGTCAAGAAGCCGGAGACCATCAACTACCGCACGCTGAAGCCTGAGAAGGATGGTCTGTTCGGCGAGCAGATCTTCGGCCCCAGCCGTGACTGGGAGTGCGCGTGTGGCAAGTACAAGCGCGTCCGTTACAAGGGCATCGTCTGTGAGCGCTGTGGCGTTGAAGTGACGAAGTCGTCGGTGCGTCGTGAGCGCATGGGCCACATCGAGCTCGCCGCTCCCGTGACCCACATCTGGTACTTCAAGGGCGTGCCGTCACGCCTCGGCTACCTGCTCGACATGGCGCCGAAGGACCTCGAGAAGGTCATCTACTTCGCTGCGTACATGATCATCGACATCGATGAAGAGGGCCGCCACGAAGACATGGCAGAGCTTGAGGCTGAGCTGCGGCTCGAGCTGAAGGCGCTGTCGGATCAGCGTGATATCGCTGTCGCCCAGCGCCAGCAGCAGGCTGAGACCGATCTCGCCGCGCTCGAGGCTGAGGGTGCGAAGGCAGACCAGCGCCGCCGCGCCGAGGCTTCGGCCGAGAAGGACATGACGCTCATCCGTCGCGGCTTCGATGACGACATCGCTCGTCTCGAGCGCGTCTGGGATGACTTCCGCAACCTAAAGGTTGGCGACCTCAAGCCCGAGGACGCTGTCTTCGCAGACCTCATGGACCGCTACGGCGACTACTTCGAGGCCTACATGGGCGCCGAAGCGATCAAGAAGCGCCTCGAGGCCTTCGATCTCGAGGCTGAGGCTGAGACGCTGCACCTGCAGATCGCTGAGGGCAAGGGTCAGAAGAAGATTCGTGCGATCAAGCGCCTGAAGGTCGTCAGCGCCTTCCTGCAGACCGGGGCAAGCCCGGCCGCTATGGTGCTCGACGTCGTTCCCGTGATCCCGCCCGAGCTTCGCCCGATGGTGCAGCTCGACGGTGGCCGCTTTGCGACCTCGGATCTCAACGACCTCTACCGTCGCGTCATCAACCGCAACAACCGTCTGCGTCGCCTGCTCGATCTCGGTGCCCCCGAGATCATCGTGAACAACGAGAAGCGCATGCTCCAGGAAGCCGTCGACGCGCTGTTCGACAACGGCCGCCGTGGCCGCCCGGTGACGGGTACCGGCAACCGTGCGCTGAAGTCGCTGTCCGACATGCTCAAGGGCAAGCAGGGCCGCTTCCGTCAGAACCTGCTGGGTAAGCGCGTCGACTACTCGGGCCGTTCGGTCATCGTCGTCGGCCCGCAGCTCAAGCTGCACCAGTGTGGTCTGCCGAAGCAGATGGCGCTCGAGCTGTTCAAGCCGTTCGTCATCAAGCGCCTGATGGACCTCTCGCACGCACAGAACGTGAAGGCCGCCAAGCGTATGGTCGAGCGTTCGCGCAGCGAGGTCTGGGACGTGCTTGAGGAGATCATCCGCGAGCGCCCCGTCATGCTGAACCGTGCACCTACCCTGCACCGCCTCGGCATCCAGGCGTTCGAGCCGCAGCTCGTTGAGGGCAAGGCGATCCAGCTGCACCCGCTCGTCTGTGCAGCGTTCAACGCTGACTTCGACGGCGACCAGATGGCAGTTCACCTGCCGCTGTCGGTCGAGGCTCAGGCCGAGGCGCGCGTGCTCATGCTCGCATCGAACAACATCCTGAAGCCGTCGGATGGCCGTCCCGTGACCCTCCCGTCGCAGGATATGATCATCGGCCTGCACCACCTCACCACGGTGAAGCCGGGTGCTGTTGGCGAGGGCCGCGCGTTCGGTTCCGTCTCCGAGGCGATCCTCGCTATGGACGAGCACACGCTCGATCTTGGCGCGCTCGCCAAGATCCGCCTCACCGGATACACCGACGCGTCGGGTGTGACCTCGGAGAAGCCCGTGCTCGTCGAGACCACCCTCGGCCGCGCGATCTTCAACGAGGCGCTGCCCGCGGACTACGTGTACTTCGAGCAGGTTGCCGACAAGGGCACGCTCTCCACGCTGGTCAACGACCTTGCCGAGCGCTACCCGAAGGTGGAGGTCGCTGCGACCCTCGACCGCATCAAGGATGCCGGTTTCCACTGGGCAACCCGTTCGGGCGTGACCGTTGCGCTGTCTGACATCGTGACCCCGTCGAACAAGGCCGAGATCCTTGCGGCGCACGAGACCGAGGCTGCCGCAGTGCAGAAGCGTTTCGACCGCGGTCTCATCACCGAGCAGGAGCGTCACGCGGATCTCGTGAAGATCTGGACCCAGGCGACCGACGAGGTTGCTGAGGCCATGCGCGACGCGTTCCCCGTCGACAACACCATCTTCCGCATGGTGTCGTCGGGTGCTCGTGGTAACTGGCTGCAGATCCGTAACATCGCCGGTATGCGTGGCCTCGTGTCCGACCCGAAGGGCGAGATCATCCCGCGCCCGATCATTAACTCGTACCGCGAGGGCCTGTCGGTGGCGGAGTACTTCATCGCGACCCACGGTGCGCGTAAGGGTCTTGCCGATACCGCACTGCGTACCGCTGACTCGGGGTACCTCACGCGTCGTCTGGTCGACGTCTCGCAGGATGTCATCATCCGCGAGGAAGACTGTGGCACCCGCCGCGGCCTCGACCTGCCGATCGCCGCTGAGGTTGACGGTCAGATCGTCCGCGACGAGAACGTTGAGAACTCGGTCTACGCTCGTACCCTCGCCGCTGACGCGGTGAACGCTGCCGGTGACGTTGTCGCCGCTGCGGGTTCGGACGTCGGCGACGTCGCGATCGACCTCCTCGTCGGCGCTGGTGTCACCGAGATCAAGGTGCGCTCCGTGCTCACCTGTGAGTCTGCGGTTGGCGTCTGCGCGACCTGCTACGGCCGCTCGCTCGCGACCGGCCAGCGCGTTGACATCGGCGAGGCCGTCGGCATCATCGCGGCGCAGTCGATTGGTGAGCCGGGTACCCAGCTGACCATGCGTACCTTCCACACCGGTGGTTCGGCTTCGGCTGACGACATCACGCAGGGTCTTCCCCGCGTGCAGGAGCTCTTCGAGGCCCGTACCCCGAAGGGTGCGTCGCCGATCGCTGAGGCGGCAGGCCGCATCACGATCGAGGACACCGAGAAGAGCCGTCGCCTGATCCTCACGCCTGATGATGGCACCGAGGAGAAGCAGTACCCCGTGCTGAAGCGTTCGACGCTCATCGTCGAAGACGGCGACCACGTCGAGCTCGGCCAGCCCTTCATCCAGGGAACCCTGGACCCGAAGGACATCCTGCAGGTCGGTTCGACCGAGGGCGGCAAGCACATTCCGGGTGAGCGCGCAGTGCAGAAGTACCTCGTTGAGGGCGTGCAGGGCGTGTACCGCTCGCAGGGTGTGCCGATCCACGACAAGCACATCGAGGTCATCGTTCGCCAGATGCTCCGCAAGGTCACCGTGGTTGACCACGGCGAGACCGAGCTGCTCCCGGGCGAGCTCGTTGACCGGTCGCGCTACCAGCGCATCAACCGCGAGGCGCTCGTCGACGGCAAGCGTGCGGCCACCGCGCGTCCCGAGGTCATGGGTATCACCAAGGCATCGCTCGCGACCGAGTCGTGGCTCTCGGCGGCCTCCTTCCAGGAGACCACCCGCGTGCTCACGCAGGCTGCGATGGAGGGATCGAAGGATCCGCTCGTCGGCCTGAAGGAGAACGTCATCATCGGTAAGCTCATCCCGGCTGGTACGGGCCTGAGCACCTACACCGACGTCGACGTTTCGGCTACGGAAGAGGCTCGCGCCGAGCGTTACCCGAACCGCATGTACGCGGGCGAGGGCACGTTCGACGAGAACGACTTCTCGTTCGTCGACTTCGACACCTTCACCTCTGACGAGTTCAACCCCGGCAACTACAGCTAG